tgctgtactttcaccacgcccccgtgctcgctggacacggccccgtggtgggcaatggaagcttctactggtttgtcttttctgctgcttcctgggcacgcccccgtgttcgctggacacggggcgtgttcagactctgtttcttctcctttgccttgggaggtgccgttgagggtccgggcagtccacttttgttccttttcttgtatttatggtagaattagttgtctttttgcttcttttgtgattttgagctcatttcatcctgaaaatacaaaaggaagacaaaaacactctttttccaacattagtacttaaaaagggttagttttatgccttaattgatgtgatttatatgttgcattttacacacatcaaatttttacagaatatgacaaatgttccaaaatttattgtgtaaaaatatcaaagtccaattagttacccatattttataaaaaatcattttctcgactgcaatcagatttgttaccattctgatcgcagtttacggaaatattcactaaaaatcaaccgtaagtccgtttgacgaaattccagttggagggtcgtcctgacaacggtgtccatctactgtaaaaatttcattggttgattttattcaggttttaagttgtgaccccgaaaatgtcatactttttctgcaataaaaatgcagcttgagctgctgtccaaaaataaccttttaaaaatagtaaacggtctcgaaaaattatgattccagtgccatttgcttagttattccaaaacactcattttaggctttagaaattccgtttttcgacttaaaatgaccccgttacagcctgttgaagttggctggaaatccaactcagcaagctgtttgagtttttgtgtgtgaaaaacaatcaacaatcgaacaagaatcgaagtgagacaagagtatgaatggacttactactagcacaaggctagggtagaaattctagtgaagatgatggtgagaaagatgatgaacaagactagaacaaagctcctttgaatgcccttcaacttgcaacctccatggatcaccttcaaagctttgaatgaagaacaagtcttgaagatttgaaggtagagagagagatgggggacGATTTTGAGGAGAGAGGGAGAGTTAGAGTTGAGTGTGAATGATCTTGGTTAGATTGTGAAGATATATGTAGGAGATTTTGTAGAGATATGGACATGGCATGCACTAACACTTGGCAATACAAAGATCAAAGGAGATATTGCCATATCTTGCAAAATTTGGTGggtccccatatatatatataaccgtaAGATGTATGGGGGGAGGGGGTGAAGTGTAAGTTTTTATATAAACATGCCATATGTAGGCTAAAACGAGTGTTTAActagataccgggtattttatctagcgtttaaatcccggttaTGGCgttctaaaatatttttattatactataaaaataaactcgccaaaatattactagaagtaaatttcagttgccaagactggctgcattgtctgcgttttgcaatataagcactgtgtcgcgcggAAACACGTGTTACGAGCTtacacttgaaaaataacgtttttaggcgtttcaatttattttccaACACAGAcctgtttaaaaaaataaatttcaatcataacagaatatcttCTGGATTTAATTATTATCCGGGCGGttaccaacgttcgtttcgcagttttgtcgtaattagttctttagttcaaatagtcatgtttttgccataccgaatccttcaaaacttatttctaagttatgtataggatatttagggtatgtttagcttttGTCAcggttccggagtgtacgttgcgttaaactgattgcatttaagcaccagtttgcgtataaccttccagaaggtgatctaaagcttgaaatcggaatcgaatcaaattgtaaaattgtcaaacacaaatacacatatattaacactaaaacacataataacaccaaagcatattgttttattaataacggacattgttttacatagtacgatgattacagatcacagttgtcacaccaagactataaccttcctaggacccaaaCGTGAGGTAACTCGCATCTGGATTCTTAGTACTACAAATATACAGAAAACtatcacttatccttaggtgattcCAAAATATAAAAAGTCATCCTTCATCCTTCAAAGTCAAATTTACAAATTATAGAAAATCATCATATATCATTAGATGATTTATTTTTAGGCTTTTAATCCTTAAATGTTTTTCAAAATCTCGTTGAAGTTTTGGTTcttaataatgtgaacacgtgcaatctagAAGAGTGAACGCCTATACCCTGAGTTTTTTTGTCTAacgctagagtgttcgtacaaatccataTAATCGGATTAGTCACTCTTACcagggaactcttggggtgagtgtccacttataggctaaagcatgtctcgCGAAACATTATaaagacccatttactttgattagtcaccattATTCGTTTAAAGTAATGAATAAATTATTACAATCCTTATGCTTCATTGATATTTTGTTTTTACTATTCTATAAACTCATAAATCTCACTCGTTTACCTTTGTGTTTATTCACTCCTTTTAGAATACATCCTCGTCGTGACAATACCAAAAACTCTGAACTGGCAACTTTGATCGCCCAACAAATGGCTGCGATACTTCCAAACCTTGTGACCCAGCTCAATCTagccaacaataacaacaacacaAATGTACTCACACCTTGTAATTACAGTTCAACTCGGCTAAACCCATCAAGTTATATGGGCCTGAGGGAGCTATTGGGCTCCTGCAATGGCTTGAAAGCATCAAAAGCACTTTTCGCCATTGCTAGTGTTCCAATGATTGCAAGGTAGAGTTTTCTTTGATTGTTTTTCAAAAGAGAGCACTCACGTGGTGGAATGGAATTATGAGGGATTGCGGTGCGAAAGAAGCTTTGGCACtaacttgggaagaatttaagaatctcaAGATGAAAGAATTATGTCGACGAAATGAGATAAGCGCTCTTGAAAAAAAATTCATGACCTTAAGCAATATAGTGGTGAAAATCATGCCTACATTGATCGATACAAAGAGTTGAGCCTACTTTGCCCAACCATGGTCACACCTTTAGACCGGGCCATTGAGAAGTATATCGAGGGCCTACCTGAGCATATCCAAGATATAGTCACTTGTAGCAAACCAACTATTGTTATGGAGGCTATCGAACTAGTCGCATCCCTAACTAACTCTCAAGTCAAGAAAGGAAAGCTCTTCCGCAAAGGTGGTAAAAAGCAACCTGCTAAAGTTACCCAAGGAAAACCAACAGAAACAAAAACTGACATCTCCAAAAATTCTAAGAAACGTAAAGCTTCAAAGAATTTTGTAGTTGTTACCTCAGCCCCTATCAATTAAGTTTCTCCCAACTAGATAACTCTATcacctgctagaaaaccatatgATGGTACTTCACCCATGTGCAATCGATGCAATGGTCACCACCAAAATCATTTACCTTGTCGTCAATGCACCCTTTGTGGGCAACTCGGTCATTTGGCTAACATTTGCCCTTTTTTTGCTACTCCAAATCAAGTTATCACAAATCCCGTCCAACCACAAGCATTTCCTGCTCATCCTCATTTTCCACCTAGGTCTTGTTACAATTGTGGTGATATCGACCACTATAAAAACAATCGTCCAAAGCTTGTTAATGCCAATCCAGCCCATGGACGTGCATTTAACATCAATGCTAATGAGGCTCGTGCCAATAACGacatggttaatggtacgttctttgttaataatcaacctccCTCTATTCTTTTTTACTCGGGTGctgataaaagttttgtgtctaTTGCTTTTGAACCTTTTCCATCAACACCTCGAACTAATTTAGGAAAAACTTTATAGGTAGAAATAACTAGTGGCGAAACTCTTATACTCGATTCTATTATTTGTAATTGCCAACTAAACCTCAAGaaccatctttttcccatcgACTGCACGCCTATGTAACTTGGGAGTTTTGACATCATcgtaggtatggattggttaaccaaataCCATGTCGAAGTTATCTGTTTCGATAAAATCATTCTCATGCCTCTTTCATCTAGTGATGTCTTGGAAGTTCATGGAGAGAAACCTTCTAGAAGACTCAAACTCATGACTTGTACCCAAGCCCAGATTGTTTGGGATTTTCGCGAGGTGTTTCCCAAGAACTACCTGGCTTACCCCCTGTACGCCAAGTGGAATTTCGCATCGATCTTGTGCCTGGTGCCAACCTGATTGCCAAATCCCCTTACCGTCTTgtaccatcagagatgcaagaattggcaAGACAACTCCAAGAACTTTTGGACAAAGGTTTCATTCGTCTGAGTTTTTCATCTTGGGGTACTCCTATGTTATTTATGAAGAAGAAAAATGGATCTTTTCGCaagtgtatcgattatcgtgagcttattaaattcacggttaaaaatcgatatcccctacctcatATTGATGATCTTTCTGATCAACTATAAGTTGCTACGTAATTTTCCAAGATGGACCTCCATTCTAGGTATCATCAACTTCAtgtactcgaagaagatattgCCAAAACTGCTTTTCATACCCCATACAGCCGttacgagttcactgtcatgcctttgaGTTTGACAAATGCTCCTATCATTTTCATGGaattaatgaatagggtttgtaaaccttatttggatatgttcatcattgttttttgaagacatcttgatttattTAAAATCTCAAGCGGACCACGAACATCACCTCCGTTTGACATATGGAACtgttaaagaaagaacaactttatgccaaattctccaattgtgaattttggcttaaggaggTTTAATTCTTGGGACACATTGTCAATGAAGAAGGTTTACATGTGGATCCCGCCAAAATCACAgcaattaaggattggagtacACCCACTATTCCTAGTAAAGTTTATCTTTTCTTGGTCCGCTGGTTACTACCGTTGTTTCATCGcatacttctccaagattgcggttctcCTCACTTCTTTTACCCAGAAGGGTAAatttttgagtggggacccaaacaagaagaggCTTTCCAaaccttgaaacagaaactttATAATGCTCATATTCTATCCCTACCAGATGGCAACAATGGTTTTGTTGTATACTGTGATGCCTCAAATCTAGGCCTTGGATGTGTTTTATGTAAAGAGACAAAGTCAaagcctatgcttcaagacaattaaaaatCCATgaaactacacaactcatgatcttgagttaggtgatGTTGTTTTCACTCccaaaatttggagacattacctctatggtaccatatgtgtggttttcactgaccataaaagtctccagcatattttcaatcagaaggaattgaacatgagacaacaaTGTTGGGTCGAACATCATCCATCCAATCCATCCAATCCACAATCATCATTAAACAAACAACATCCATCCAATATATCCAATCCACAATCATcatcaaaccctaaccctaaccttCATCATTTCTCCAAGACTCAAGATCATGGCTCGGTGCTCATACTCATCATCCGGTGTTCATGAttcatcaaccatgagcggctagtctcttcGAGCTTTACCCCAGTGTAGATTTTTGCAAGAATTTCTAGGGTTTCAACCTTTGTGCTTAATTTGATTTTGTGATAAGTTattttaaacatttgaactttatgataattgtcttgcatttttATTGCATTCGTAAATTGTCGAGGGAAGATTAAATTTAACGTTTTATtaaatgtttatgtgtaattaTGCCTTATCATATAATAgaatttacatgttcttggtagcGAAGTGCATTGCGATCCCTTCTTGCAACGTTGATAGTTCTTGGCACGTAAGCCACGTGAAACTAAATTCACTAATCACCAAATTCAACTAAATCAAGttaaaacgtgtaggaaccctaggtcttgcacTTTTCCAACTAGGTGTTAACCTTTTTTCAAATTATAATTTCCAATCAAGTAATCAACTTTGGTAATAGTTTAAGTAATTTCGTTAGTAATTCATTATAAAATTTCTGGTCTAATCCTACACCCATTTTCCAAACTAACAAAAGAATTAATCATCATTTGCAAGCTTCACAATTGTTTCAATTTAATAGTTGACCAAGTCCCGACACAGACCACAGACTCTTCGTGGTttgaccccttgctaccactaactatTAGTTTAAGGTAAATTGGGATTATAAATAGTATCTTTTACCAGTGCACATCATTTCAATCAAATTTTGGCGCGGTTAACGGGTAGTTACTTGTGCTAGTTaaaggtagtgcatgcatacaaGGAATTCCGGGAGGACCTCTCCATTAGTGTTCGAACTCGAGGTTGAGCATCTTATGTGAAGAAACCTAGCCAGCCGGTTAGAGGCAACACTTGCCCCTACCCCACCCAACAAGAACTTACCACATACCCCATCCTTGTGAACCGTCCAAATGGGTAACCAAACCCTAAACCAATCCAACAACCAACACCAACATCAATACCAAGACTACCCTCCCCAAAACCAAAATAACTGTAATAACCAATCGGGAGGTAGTAACAACCAAAGACCACCGACACCACCACATCTAACCCATACCCAAAATTTACGCCAAAACCAACGAGCACCTACTCCACCAAATCAAAACCGTCCTCAAAACCAACGTCAAAATCCACTTCCACCAAACCCCAATAACCGAAATGTTAACCCCAATCATGGGGCTAACCAAAATTGTGGCAATCCCACGAATGAGCCTCAAATTCTCGACCCCAAAGAGTTGAGAAATAACATCAGTGATGCCAAGCCATATAGTGTTCTGGGCTATCATTCACCGGAACGGGTCAGTGTGCATTCGGAATATTCAGGGGGAGATGGGAATTATGAATATAGGAATTTTAATGGGTTTGAAGACGATGGTTGGGATGAGTACGACAACAATGGAAACTTCTAGAACGGTAGAGGTTATGAAGATGAAGACGAGAGGTATCAAAATGCTAACTTTGTGGGTGTAAGCAAAGATTAGAGGTATGGTTATTCTCGTAATGACAGTTATGACAATAATCGTCAACCACAACAAAGCAATCAAAGGAACCGGGTTGACagtaacaacaacaatgctaaccGCAACATGATTCCCCAATTCATGGGCGGGGTAACCAAAGGGTTAACCGTAGGCCGCAAGTGCATTAAGAGGTCAACGGTCCACCACGAAACTGACCACAACATCAAAACCAATTGCAACAACCTAGAGGTGTTAACGGTCGGTTTAGACCGAAGATCTCCGATAATGACTCACCCATTCTTCCACCACCCACGGGAGAGATTCTTTTGATTGCAAGCAGAACTACATCAACATCTTACTGTATTAAATAGGCTCTCCAAGGATGAACCGTACACGCACTTGGCTGAATTTTCAGCTTTGTGTAGTACGATTGAAGGACACAATTTCTCCCAAGACAAGATGAGATTGAGGCTTTTTCTGTTTTCACTGAAAGATAAAGCCAAGCAATAGTTCTTGACATTGCCAACTAATAGTATTAGTACGTGGCGAGAAATGCAACAAGTCTTCCTTGGCGAATACTGTTCAATGGCTAAAACCAACGATGCTAGGGATGAAATTTGGTTGTTCCGACAATTACTGAGTGAACCGTTACGTGAAGCCTTCACCCGTTTTAAGGAGTTGATCAGAAAGTGTCTACACCATCAAATTGAGCAGTGGGAGTTAGTGAAATGTTTTGTGAAAGGGTTGGAGATGGAAGGGTGGAAGTACCTTCAATCCACTAGTAAGGGTACTTTGTTGAATAACCATGAATATGATGATTGAGAATTTTTGGAGCGAATGAGCAAAAATTCAAAAGCCGTTGAGTTGGCCGATAGAGCCATGAAGAACCAATTTAAAGATCTCTTCCTGGTCTCGATTCCGACTCTACGGATAAGATCGCTACTTTGGAATGGGAATTGGTCCGgatgaagaagaaggatgtgGGGGTGGTGCAATTCGTCGTTTGTGAAGATTGTGGTGACATTGGTCATGGGGCCGAAAATTGTCAAGTGAACATAGCCCAAACCACCGACTAGGTGAACCAAGTGTATGGAGACCAGAAACAATATaatatgaactccaacacttatcACCTCGATTTGAGGAATCATCCTAATTTTAGGTATGGTAATGCCTCAAACCAAATGAATCTGAACTTTCAAATGGGTAACTAGTGTGGCTCATCATACCAAAACCgacaaggtggtaaccaagggggttactAACGCAACAATCACAaccaagggtatcaaaaccgtgacAACAACTATCAAAGGGGTGACAACCAAGGAGGTAATAGTAGCTGGTTGGCGAATAATAAAGGTGACGGTAACGCCTTTAGTGCAAAGATGGACGACATGTTGAGTAGGGGTGTACAATAACTAAACCGttaaccgaaaaccgacaaaaccaaaccgaaattaaccgaaagtcggttaacggatattttttttttaccatcggttaaccgaaattaaccgaaccaaaccgaatcatttattttttatatatttctagcttttatacctctatttcatgtatttcatgttttatactttcatttcaggTAAATAATACcactatttcatttatttatgccttcatttcatttatttatacatccatttcatgtatttatacatctatttcatgtatttatacccccattacatgtatttctaaaCAAAAAAATTAGCCCTTGTTTGAATTGGTTATTAACCGAGCCGAAACCGAAAACCgaaaaattaaccgaaccgattaaCCGATGGCTTCGGTTACGATTACGgataatgctaataaccgaaccaaaccgaaccgtgcacacccctaatgTTGAGTATGATGAAAGAGACAAGAAAAGAGAATGAGGTGCGGGAAAAGCCGTACGAAGCTTTGGCGAGGCAAATGGGTCAATTAGCCGAAGATATGGCCCAACTCAAAGGAAGTGGAGGACGAATCCCGAGGGACACCACAGTGAATACAAAGCATTAAGGGGCGGCTCCGaaaaacacacgtgaggtacctaTTTATAAAATTACTTTACATAGTGGTAAAATTATTGATAACGGAGCTGAGTCACCATCACCCtaatttgttgaaggggtggtggaagatgttATTGACGATAGTGAGGTAGAGGTTGAAAAGGACCAAAATTGTCAAAGTtgttaaatgggtcaaaataaaaGGTTTTCTGGAAATGTCAAAAATAAACCCATTGTGACCACTTCCGTTCCAAAGGTTAAGGATAATGGGTCGGAGGGTAATACTGCCTCGTATCCCGAACCTTTGTTGGAACCATCTAAGAGGGTGGTAAAGAAGCATGGTCCGGAACAAGAAGAAATGTGGGAGGTTTTTAAAGAAGTGAAAATTAATTTACCCCTCTTAGATATGATAAAGCAAGTTACCTCGTACGCTAAATACTTGAAGGACTTGTGCACCCAAAAGAGGcctcacaagtttcctaagaaaCTTAATTTTACTGAAAATGTGAGCTCCATTCTTATGGGTGCAtttccacctaagctccaagataCATCCATTTTTAtgggtgcacttccacctaagctccaagataCATGGGCGCCCACCATTTCTATCCAAGTGGGCGAGTTTAAAATGATCCaggcacttctagatcttggtgctagcaTGAATATTTTTCTTGatagtttatatgaccaatatgagttGGTCCAATTTGAGAGGTGAACACCACTATGGTGCTAGCCGATTTGACTCCAAAACTACCTCGCGGAATAGTCACAGATGTATTAGTGAAAGTCGAGGACTTATATTACCCAGAGGATTTTCTTGTAATAGACTATGTCTCTTTAGACCAGACCAAACAACCGACGGTTATTCTAGGTAGATCGTTTTTGGAAACTTCAAATGCCCAAATAAATTGCAAAACTGGTACGGTCGACATGTCCTTTGATAATTGAAGGTTGAGGCTTAATGTCTTTTTAGGACTGACGAATCCTCTAGTCAatgatgaatgctatatggcgGACATCGTTGATACGTGTATGCCCTTATGCGACACTGTTGTCGATGAGAAGAACACAATAGATGAGTGTTTCATGTTTGACTGGTCACAGGGGGAGGTTAGTCAAAGCATGGATGAGGAGGAAAAGAAGTTGGAGGTGTTGGCTATAAAAGAAGGAAGGCCTCCATGGACTTACCAGGTGGAGACTCTCCTGGACAGAATAGACACCAAACTAAAGCCTTCTTTGTTAGAGCCTCCAACGGTGGAGCTGAAGGTGTCGCTAAAACATTTAAAAtatgcttatgtgggtgaaggCAACACGCTCCCGGTTATCATTGAGTCTAACTTGACCAGATAGCAAGAAGAGAAGCTTATGGAGGTTTCTGTCACCAATAGGGAGGCTATTGGGTGGTCCATCACGGGCTTGAAGGGTATTAGTCCTTTAgtggtgatgcacaagatcaGCACGGATGA
The sequence above is drawn from the Helianthus annuus cultivar XRQ/B chromosome 12, HanXRQr2.0-SUNRISE, whole genome shotgun sequence genome and encodes:
- the LOC110893187 gene encoding GATA zinc finger domain-containing protein 14-like, which gives rise to MGNQTLNQSNNQHQHQYQDYPPQNQNNCNNQSGGSNNQRPPTPPHLTHTQNLRQNQRAPTPPNQNRPQNQRQNPLPPNPNNRNVNPNHGANQNCGNPTNEPQILDPKELRNNISDAKPYSVLGYHSPERVSVHSEYSGGDGNYEYRNFNGFEDDGWDEYDNNGNF